TTGATAACCAGAGCAGACCTGCGACACAGCGAACCGCCTCGCGCAAACCGCCTGGAAAATGTCGGTTGAGTCGTCAAAAACCCGCGCTATGAATTAATCGGAGCCGGGCGCAGAACCGGGCTGGAAAGCTGGTCGCGCCATTCATCGAAGCGCGCGATCATGGCTTCATAATCCTTATGATTGTCAATGTCAAGCGCGGCGCCGGGATAGGGAACTTCCATTGAGGTGAAACGGGTTTTCAAAATCGTGGAAATGCATCCTTCCAGTTCTTTTTTCGGAATCCATTTGCGAAAATAATTCACCATCGAGTCCATGTGCAAGGCCGAGAAAAAAAGGCACAATTCCAACCCGATATAATAGGGGTAATGCTGAAATTTGTCTTTGCCAAACAGCGACAATCCAAACAAAATAAAATTTTTGAAATTTCTTTGGTAACGGTACTGGTACATTTTCTGGATATAGGCCCGGTTAGCGATCCGCAAGGGTTTCACAAGATGCAGGTTGTTGATTCGGTAGCTCTTTTCCTTGAGATGCAAATACGCCATCTTGATGCCGGGCTTGCCCTCCTGAGGATAAAAGGGCTGTAGAGCTTCTTCGGGAGTCAAGCCCAGTATATGATCGAAGTTGTCCACGTCGGCCCGACTGATAAAATGCTCCACCTCGTGAGGCGTCAACA
This window of the Candidatus Nitrohelix vancouverensis genome carries:
- a CDS encoding NTP transferase domain-containing protein; the encoded protein is MDMKVKMDGNKYDVVLVAGEGESSYKIYRQHKAFLPIQAKSIISYVVESLQQVESVQDIFVVGSKTRLSGTFEKDEIDLNYPKTVRVVEQKRNLYENIWSTFLQTLPNGGSPEELEQPEIKDKAVLIVPCDSPLLTPHEVEHFISRADVDNFDHILGLTPEEALQPFYPQEGKPGIKMAYLHLKEKSYRINNLHLVKPLRIANRAYIQKMYQYRYQRNFKNFILFGLSLFGKDKFQHYPYYIGLELCLFFSALHMDSMVNYFRKWIPKKELEGCISTILKTRFTSMEVPYPGAALDIDNHKDYEAMIARFDEWRDQLSSPVLRPAPINS